Genomic segment of Paenibacillaceae bacterium GAS479:
GAACCCCGCTGAAAGGAGTAATGGATTTTGTGTCGTTTCATTTGCATTTCTTGCATTCGCAGGTTATTCCAGCGTTTAACCGCCGTTCTCCGGCATCTTATCACTCTGCTGCGGGCGCAACAGATTTGGACGTTTCTTGTTCTGCATGACCGGTAGCCGCAGCAAAATTTTGACCATGCCGCGTGCATCAAACGGAATGAAAGGCCACATGTAGGGTCGATTGAACGAGCGCTGCATGACAAGAATGAGGAACACCGCAGTCCAACCGACTACAAGTCCAGGAACATGGAAAACTGCGACAAGGCAGATCAGCAACAGCCTCACAACACGGTTAGCCAAGCTGAGCTCATAACTCGGAGTCGCGAACATGCCGACCGCAGCTACAGCCATGTACAGAATTACCTCATTGATGAATAGCCCGGTTTGCACGGCGATGTCGCCGACCAGAATCGCTGACACGAGCGATATGGCTAACGCAAGCGGCGTCGGTGTATGAATAGCGGCCATCCGCATCAGATCAATCCCCACCTCGGCTAGTAGGAACTGGACCGCTATCGGCAGCCTGCTCGTTTTGGCCGGCCCGATGAAGGATAGCGCGGCAGGCAGCATCTCCGGCTTGAGCGCGAACAGCAACCACAACGGGACGAGGAGCAGTGAGCCCATAATGCCAAGGAAGCGCACCCAGCGTAAGTACGTACCGATGAACGGCGTCTGACGATTTTCCTCGGCATGCTGAACCAGATCAAAAAAGCTCGTTGGCAAAATCATGACGCTCGGAGAAGTATCCACAAACACAGCCACATTGCCGTCCAGCAAATGCGCAGCGACGACATCCGGCCGCTCCGAGTAGCGAACGAGCGGATATGGATTCCAACCGCGCTTGACGGTTGCCTCCTCCAGCTGTTTGTCGGCAAGCGGCAAGCCGTCAATTTCGACAGCTGAAATTTTGTCCCGAATCGCTTCAAGCAGCTTCTTGTCCACAATGTCGTCAATATAAGCGATACATACGTCGCTGCGGGTCCGTTCACCAACGCGCAAAATCTCATAACGCAGCATCGGATCGCGCAACCTCCGACGCACCAGAGACACATTCATAAGCAGCGTTTCTACGAACCCGTCACGCGAGCCTCGTACGACCCGCTCCAAAGCCGGCTCCTCGGGACTGCGAATTGGGAACGACTTGGCGTCAATGATTAACATCGTCGGTTCCCCATCGATGTACATTCCCGTAGAGCCGCTCAGGACCGATGTCATCATCATAGTCCAGTCGTCCTCCTGCTCCACTTGTACCGCAGGCACATACAGCTTCATGAAAGACTCTACTGCATGAGTGGAAATGTTGTCGGTTTCCAGGAAAGAGAGACGCTGTAGAATCTCGGTCATGATAAGGCCGTTCGACAAGCCGTTTAGCATGAAAAAGGCCGTTTTTTTGCCGCCGAACGTCATCTGCCGAACGATAACATCAAAGCTAGTCTTGTAACCGGCTTCGTCCTTCAGCCGCTCGACGAAAACTTCGATCTCATCCGGAATCGGCTCCATTTGCTCCCCGTTCGTTCCCGGAGCGGAGTGGCCGCCTTTCCTTCCCTTCTCCATAGCGACATAACTCTTGTCTGCCCCTTGCTCACCTTTGCCTTGGTCGTAGCCTCGGACTGACTCTTGCTCACCTTTGGCCTGACCGCGGACCCGGCTCCCGCCCTTTCCTTCATCTCCTTGACTGCGAACCCGGCTAGCGCCCGCTTCTTCCTCTCGGCCGGAGCGCTCTTCTTCCTCAAACTTGGCGCCGCTCCCAACACGACCTTTCAGGGCCGCATCTCTCCTCTCGCCGGACCGCGTATCGCGATCATCATCGTCACTGACGTCGTCATTGACGTCACTTCTTCCATGAGTCTCTTCATCCAATAGCCCCGCCGCAAAATCGTCCTTACCTCTGTCGTCCCCATCGATCACTCTCTCTCCCGGGTCGGCAGAAGCCTCCAGCAGCAGCGCCTCCATCCAATCTTCCTGCTCTCTCGAGCCGTCCGAATCCCTGGAGTTGCTTAGTTCGGCCTTTGCGGCCGGATGTTTCCTTTCCGCTTGATCCTGCCGATCAATTTCCTCAAGCAGATCAGACCATTCATCATCATCGCCGTCAGCACGATCGGTAAAGTCATGACCATTTTCATGCTCACTTCCATGATCATTTTCAAGTTCGTATTCATGTTCCAGCTTCTCTTCCGACTCATCACCAATCCGCTTAATTCGCTGCCATTTGGTCATGCAGCATCACCACTCCTTGCTTTGTCTTGGAGCGCCTCCGAGGCCGGCTCCAGAAGCCTTACCACTGATAGACCAGCCAATCAAACAATGACCCGGTTATTTTCCCCATGACCATCGCCACAACCAGCGCGCCCAAATAAGCTGTCAGTCGGAGACGCTTGGCCAGAATGGGCAGCACATTCATAACCTCGGTCAGAGCCGCAGCGAGCATGCCGATGAAAATACCACAAAAGAGTCCTGGCAAAGGCAGGACGAGAGCCGCCGGCAAAGTCACTTTCCATCCGAAAAAATCAGCCCATGTCCAGAACATCGAGCCGCCTACGACCGCTGATTCAAAAACAGCGGAAAATTTGAACGCTCTAGACAGCTGTGCCAGCCGGGGGATCAGGTCAAACACGATCAGCAGCGCCACCATGCCGCTGCCCACCGCGATGCCTCCAGCCAAGCCCAACACCGCCATAAAGAGACCGGCAAAGGGATCACTCATCGCCCCTTCCCTCCACGCGGTTTGCTTTTTTCCGCATCTCGTCCGCAATGACATAGGCGTTGATATTTTCCTGGTAGTTGTACATTTCCAGCTCCAATGGGTTAGGCTCCTCGTTCAGCTTTTTGCGGAACAGATGGTTAAAAAACAACACCATGCCGAGTCCAACACCGACCGAATAGGGGATCTGGAACCAGAGCGGATGCAGTGATTCCTTGCCGGTCAGCAGAAACGCCAGCCGCTGATGAACCTCTTTCATGCTCACGTCGGTGTGAAAGTTCATGATCGCAAGCCCCGCGCCGAAAAACAGCAGCAACCACGCTGCGATCAGCACGGCCACTCTCGGCTTGTGAGTAGAAGAGGCTTCCACCATAATGAGCACCTGCGGATCGCCATAGGTTTCAACCGCGGCGTCCGGAGCGGTTTCGCGCAGCGCTTTTACAATTTGCAGCACATCGATGACAACGCGATTGCCGTCCTCCGGACGATGAGTATAGAGCGGAATCTGCTTGAGCTTCTGCACCAGCGGCTCATCGGCAAGCAGTCTGGCGACCGCTCCCAGTCTGACTGTCCCCCCAGGAGGACAGGAAATCCGCTTTTTCATCCTCAGGTAAACGGTACATGCCTGGGAATGGCGACTTTTATGCGGCATGGCACCGCCCTCCTTCCGGCAACATTTCCGTCTCCTGGTTAGTATGGAACAGTCAAGCAACGGCTACTCTTTTGCTGGCATCATTTTGCACAACCAAAAAAAACCAGATCACCCGTTAAAGGGCGATCTGGTCTTTGATGGATTGCAGTATTTTCTTTTCGAGCCGCGACACCTGCACCTGGGAAATACCGAGCCGCCCCGCTACCTCGGACTGCGTCTGATCCCGGTAATAACGCAAGTAGACTATGAGCCGTTCCCGTTCGCTAAGACCGCCGATCGCTTCATTAAGCGTCAGCTTGTCGAACCATTTATCGCTGGACTCGTCCGCGATCTGGTCCATCAACGTAATCGGGTCCCCGTCGTTCTCAAACACGGTCTCGTGGATAGAGGCTGGTGGTTTGTTCGCTTCCTGTGCAAAAACAACATCCTCTGCCGTAATGCCGAGGAATTCCGCCACTTCGCCAACCGTCGGCAGCCGTCCGAGCGTCTTGGACAGCTCGTCCTTCGCCTTGCGTACCTTGTTCGCTGTCTCCTTAAGAGAGCGGCTCACTTTAAGCGTACCGTCATCGCGGAGAAAACGTTGAATCTCACCGATAATCATCGGAACTGCATAGGTAGAAAACTTGACCTCATAGCTCAAATCGAACTTGTCTACGGACTTCAGCAGCCCGATACAGCCGATCTGGAACAAATCATCCGGCTCATAACCGCGATTCATGAAGCGCTGCACGACAGACCAAACCAAACGAATATTACAGCGGGCCAGCGTATCCCTGGCGAGCGTATCCCCGGACTGGCTCAGCGCGATCAGACGCTTTACCTCTGCATCATCCAGAAACGGACCCGCATTCTTTTTCAGATCGGCATCCATGATTCAGCCCCTATGCGCCTAATTGTACAGCGCTTTTTTGGATTCAATTCGCTTGGTCATGGCAATTTGCGTACCTCGTCCGGGCTCGCTGGTCACCTCAAAGCTGTCCATGAAATTTTCCATAATCGTAAAGCCCATGCCCGACCGCTCCAGCTCCGGCTTGGAGGTGTAAAGAGGTTGGCGGGCGAGCTCAAGGTCCTCGATGCCATGACCTTCATCAGAAATGACGATCGTCACGGAGTCTCCGCTGATAGACGCCTGAATATACACCTGCTTGCTTCCATCGCTGTCATAACCGTGGATGATGGAGTTCGTTACCGCTTCGGAGATGACGGTTTTGAGATCGTTCAGCTCATCCATTGTCGGGTCAAGCTGTGAAATGAACGCGCACACGCTGACGCGGGCGAACGCTTCATTTTCGGATCGGGCGCTGAAGCTCAGCTTCATGACATTCGCTTCAGGCTGCTGACGCTCGTTCATAGTGCCACCTCCAGGCTCGAGAGCGCATCGCTCTCTGTGTCGTGAATCGGCATAATCTTGAACAGTCCCGACAGCTCGAACAGCCTGTACACGCCAGGACTGGCATCGCAGATGACCATTTTGCCGCCGCGGCTCTTAAGCAGCTTATAGCGGCCGAGAATGACGCCCAGGCCGGAGCTGTCCATGAAGGCCAGATCTTTCAGACTGAGGATGACATGGGTGCTGCCGCCCCGCAAAATGGCCTCTTCCATACGAATGCGCACTGAATCGGCAGTATGATGGTCAAGCTCGCCTTGCAGGCGGACGATCAAGATATGGCGCTGATGCTCCAGATCCACGTGAAGACTCATATGGCGTTGCACACTCCTCCCGTTGAATGAAGGAGGATTTCTCTTTGGCAACGCCTCATTCCTGCTAGACGACAAAACTAGAAGCAGGCCGTCAAGCTCTGACAATTATCGCGTTTTACGAGAAAAGACTTTCGGAGCTGCGCTTGAACAGCTTCCACCATCCGGCCTTCTCCACCGATACCGGCATATCGAGCGGGAATTCCTTGATCACCTTGTCACCCTGATACACAATCAGCTTGCCGACGGGATCGCCAATTTTCACCGGCGCCTTGATCGGGCCATTCCATTTAGTCTCGTAGCGAATATCTTTGGCTGCGGCACCCTTTTTCATCAGAATGCTATAGTTGTGCTGAGCCGTCAGCGGCAGCGTGCTCTGTACACCCTTCTCGATCGTGAGCGTACCCATGCTGTCGCCTTTTTTGAGAATCGGGTAATTGGCATACTGCGCGAAGGAGTAATCCAGCAGACTCGATACTTCGGCATTGCGAGTTTTGGTGTTGGGCTCGCCCATGACAACAGCGACGACACGCATACCATCCCGTTTGGCCGTGGCAGTTAAGCAGTATTTTGCCTCGCTCGTATAACCGGTCTTCAGCCCATCCGCTCCCGAGTAGAAACGCACCAACTTATTCGTGTTGACAAGCCAGAACGGCTTCTCGCTGCCTTTGCGCAAATAGTCCTGGTACTGACCTGTATATTTCGTAATCATGCTGTACTTAAGCAGCTCGCGCGACATGATCGCAATATCATGAGCGGAGGTGTAATGATTAGCTGCCGGCAGCCCGTTTGGATTAGCAAAATGTGTATCCGCGAGCCCCAGCTGAGCCGCTTTTTCGTTCATCATCCGGACGAATTCCGCTTCAGTTCCGCCGATCTTTTCAGCCATTGCGACCGAAGCGTCATTGCCCGAAGCCATGGCGATACCTTTTAGCATCTCATCAACGGACATTTCCTCGCCTGGCTCCAGGAAAATCTGCGAACCGCCCATCGAAGCGGCATATTCGCTGGTGGATACTTTATCCTTCAGCTTGATTTTGCCATCCTGGAGAGCCTCCATAATAAGCAACATCGTCATAACTTTGGTGATGCTGGCTGGAGGCAGCTTGGCATGACTATTTTTCTCGAAAATGATCGTTCCGCTGTCCGCATCCATCACGACCGCAGAACGGGCGGAAGGAGCCAGATCGCTACCTGCGACAGTCGGAGCACCTGCGTTGGCATCAGCTTCAAGTATATCCGGCGCGAAGGAAGCAGCATCCGGGCTCAGAGTAGCATACGCAGGCTTATCCTGCGGAAGGGTGGAACCCGCATAGGCGGGAGCGACTGCCGCTAGCTGGGTAAGAGCCAGAGCAGCGACAAGCATAGCCGATATTCGTTTCAACAAAAATTCCCTCCTAATAAATGGATCAGCTGCCGCAACTGCATGCTGACTACTATCTGCTGAATGCTGATTGCTGGCAGGGCGGCATTCTACTTGTTTCCAGTATCGCCCAACTAGAAGGAGGTTATTCCAAACTTGCGAGACTTCACGATAGACAATTCGTCCCCCAAGGCTA
This window contains:
- a CDS encoding stage V sporulation protein AF; amino-acid sequence: MTKWQRIKRIGDESEEKLEHEYELENDHGSEHENGHDFTDRADGDDDEWSDLLEEIDRQDQAERKHPAAKAELSNSRDSDGSREQEDWMEALLLEASADPGERVIDGDDRGKDDFAAGLLDEETHGRSDVNDDVSDDDDRDTRSGERRDAALKGRVGSGAKFEEEERSGREEEAGASRVRSQGDEGKGGSRVRGQAKGEQESVRGYDQGKGEQGADKSYVAMEKGRKGGHSAPGTNGEQMEPIPDEIEVFVERLKDEAGYKTSFDVIVRQMTFGGKKTAFFMLNGLSNGLIMTEILQRLSFLETDNISTHAVESFMKLYVPAVQVEQEDDWTMMMTSVLSGSTGMYIDGEPTMLIIDAKSFPIRSPEEPALERVVRGSRDGFVETLLMNVSLVRRRLRDPMLRYEILRVGERTRSDVCIAYIDDIVDKKLLEAIRDKISAVEIDGLPLADKQLEEATVKRGWNPYPLVRYSERPDVVAAHLLDGNVAVFVDTSPSVMILPTSFFDLVQHAEENRQTPFIGTYLRWVRFLGIMGSLLLVPLWLLFALKPEMLPAALSFIGPAKTSRLPIAVQFLLAEVGIDLMRMAAIHTPTPLALAISLVSAILVGDIAVQTGLFINEVILYMAVAAVGMFATPSYELSLANRVVRLLLICLVAVFHVPGLVVGWTAVFLILVMQRSFNRPYMWPFIPFDARGMVKILLRLPVMQNKKRPNLLRPQQSDKMPENGG
- a CDS encoding RNA polymerase, sigma subunit, RpoX/SigF → MDADLKKNAGPFLDDAEVKRLIALSQSGDTLARDTLARCNIRLVWSVVQRFMNRGYEPDDLFQIGCIGLLKSVDKFDLSYEVKFSTYAVPMIIGEIQRFLRDDGTLKVSRSLKETANKVRKAKDELSKTLGRLPTVGEVAEFLGITAEDVVFAQEANKPPASIHETVFENDGDPITLMDQIADESSDKWFDKLTLNEAIGGLSERERLIVYLRYYRDQTQSEVAGRLGISQVQVSRLEKKILQSIKDQIAL
- a CDS encoding anti-anti-sigma regulatory factor, SpoIIAA, coding for MSLHVDLEHQRHILIVRLQGELDHHTADSVRIRMEEAILRGGSTHVILSLKDLAFMDSSGLGVILGRYKLLKSRGGKMVICDASPGVYRLFELSGLFKIMPIHDTESDALSSLEVAL
- a CDS encoding stage V sporulation protein AB encodes the protein MSDPFAGLFMAVLGLAGGIAVGSGMVALLIVFDLIPRLAQLSRAFKFSAVFESAVVGGSMFWTWADFFGWKVTLPAALVLPLPGLFCGIFIGMLAAALTEVMNVLPILAKRLRLTAYLGALVVAMVMGKITGSLFDWLVYQW
- a CDS encoding stage II sporulation protein AB (anti-sigma F factor), with translation MNERQQPEANVMKLSFSARSENEAFARVSVCAFISQLDPTMDELNDLKTVISEAVTNSIIHGYDSDGSKQVYIQASISGDSVTIVISDEGHGIEDLELARQPLYTSKPELERSGMGFTIMENFMDSFEVTSEPGRGTQIAMTKRIESKKALYN
- a CDS encoding stage V sporulation protein AA, with the protein product MPHKSRHSQACTVYLRMKKRISCPPGGTVRLGAVARLLADEPLVQKLKQIPLYTHRPEDGNRVVIDVLQIVKALRETAPDAAVETYGDPQVLIMVEASSTHKPRVAVLIAAWLLLFFGAGLAIMNFHTDVSMKEVHQRLAFLLTGKESLHPLWFQIPYSVGVGLGMVLFFNHLFRKKLNEEPNPLELEMYNYQENINAYVIADEMRKKANRVEGRGDE
- a CDS encoding D-alanyl-D-alanine carboxypeptidase (penicillin-binding protein 5/6), whose translation is MKRISAMLVAALALTQLAAVAPAYAGSTLPQDKPAYATLSPDAASFAPDILEADANAGAPTVAGSDLAPSARSAVVMDADSGTIIFEKNSHAKLPPASITKVMTMLLIMEALQDGKIKLKDKVSTSEYAASMGGSQIFLEPGEEMSVDEMLKGIAMASGNDASVAMAEKIGGTEAEFVRMMNEKAAQLGLADTHFANPNGLPAANHYTSAHDIAIMSRELLKYSMITKYTGQYQDYLRKGSEKPFWLVNTNKLVRFYSGADGLKTGYTSEAKYCLTATAKRDGMRVVAVVMGEPNTKTRNAEVSSLLDYSFAQYANYPILKKGDSMGTLTIEKGVQSTLPLTAQHNYSILMKKGAAAKDIRYETKWNGPIKAPVKIGDPVGKLIVYQGDKVIKEFPLDMPVSVEKAGWWKLFKRSSESLFS